The genomic DNA CCGTGAGACGGCTACCCACGTGCGCCGCGCTGCGCCATGTAAGACGCCTGACACAGGCCCGCACGGCAGAAAGAGTAACGATGTCCGACGAGAGTTCCCCGAACCCCTTCCTGCGCCGCCTGCCCCTGATCGGGATCGTCGTCGTGGCGGCGCTCGGGGCCTATTTTCTGCGTGATTACCTCAGCTTCGATGCGTTGCGCCAGAACCGCGAGGCGCTGCTGGCGTTCCGCGATGCGAACTATCTGCTGTGCGTGCTGGGCTTCATCGGGGCCTATGCGGCCATTGTCGCCTTCAGCCTGCCGGGGGCCACGATCGCCACGCTGACGGGCGGTTTCCTGTTCGGCAGTTTCCCCGCCGGGTTCCCGGTGCTGCCCGGTGCGATCTATAACGTCGCGGGTGCGACCATCGGCGCGATTCTACTGTTTCTGGCCGCGCGCTGGGGCCTTGGCCAGACGCTGGCCAAGCGGATGGATGCCAGCGATGGCGTGGTCAAGCGGATCAAGGACGGAATCGACGACGAGGGGAATCAGTGGTCGATGCTCTTCCTGATCCGGCTCGTGCCCGCCGTGCCGTTCTTTGTCGCCAACCTCGTACCGGCGCTGGTCGGCGTGCCGCTCTACCGCTTTGCGGTGACGACATTCCTTGGCATCATGCCGGGGGCGGTGGTCTATACATCGGTGGGGGCAGGGCTTGGCGAGGTCTTTGCCAAGGGCGAGACGCCGAACCTCGGCATCATCTTCCAGCCCGCGATCCTGCTGCCGATCCTCGGGCTGTGCCTGCTGGCGGCACTGCCGCTGCTTCTCAAGGCCGTCCGCGGCAAGAAAGGTCTGTGAACATGAACCGCATCAAAGCTGACGTCTGCATCATCGGGGCCGGGTCCGCGGGCCTGTCCGTCGCCGCCGGGGCCGCGCAGATGGGGGCCTCGGTCGTCCTGATCGAAGGGCACAAGATGGGCGGCGACTGCCTGAATTACGGCTGCATCCCATCGAAGGCACTGATTGCCTCGGCCAAGCATGCCCACGCGGGGATCGAAAACGCGCCCTTCGGCGTCGCAGAGGTCTGGCCCGACGTCGACTATGCGGCCGCCAAGGATCACGTCCGCCGCGTGATCGACACCATCGCCCCCGTTGACAGTCAGGACCGTTTCGAAGGGCTGGGCTGCACGGTGATCCGCGAGAATGCCCGCTTCATCTCGCAAACCGAGGTGCAGGCGGGCGACACTGTCATCACTGCCCGGCGATTCGTGGTGGCCACGGGCTCCGGCCCTTTCGTGCCGCCGATCGACGGGCTGGACATGGTGACCGTCCATACGAACGAGACGATCTTCGATCTGCGAGAGCGGCCGGACCATCTGCTGATCATCGGAGGCGGCCCGATCGGGATGGAAATGGCGCAGGCGCACCTGCGCCTTGGCTGCAAGGTCACAGTCATCGAGGGTGCCAAGGCGATGGGCAAGGACGACCCCGAACTGGCCGCCATCGTTCTGGACCGCCTGCGCGCCGAGGGCGTCGAGATTGTCGAGGATGCCCAGGCCAGCCGGGTCAGTGAAGGCGACGGCACGATCACCGTCCACACGCCAAAAGGTGACTTTACCGGCTCTCACTTGCTGATGGCGGTCGGTCGCGCGGTGAATGTCGAAGGGCTGGACCTGGAAAAGGCCAAAGTCGCCTACGACCGCAAGGGATTGAAGGTGGATGCGAACCTGCGCTCCGTCTCCAACAAGAAGGTCTACGCTGCAGGCGACGTAGCTGGCGGCCTGCAATTCACCCACGTCGCAGGCTACCACGGCGGCCAGCTTGTCCGCGCCCTGATGTTCGGCCTGCCGGCCAAGGCGCGCACCGACCATATCCCTTGGGCCACCTATACCGACCCCGAACTGGCGCAGGTCGGCCTGACCGAAGCGCAGGCGCGCAAGAAGCACGGGGCGAAGCTGACGGTCGTACGGTCCGACTACGCCGACAATGACCGCGCAAATACCGAAGGCCGCACCACCGGCCTGATCAAGGTCATGGTCGTTGGCGGCAAACCTGTCGGCGCCTCCATCGTCGGCCATCTGGCGGGCGAATTGATCGGCCTGTGGGCCGTGGCGATTGCGAACAACCTCAAGATGACGGCGATCAGCAATACCGTTCTGCCGTATCCGACCTATATGGAATTGAACAAGCGGGCGGCTGGGGCGTATTTCAGTCCCAAGCTGTTCGACAGCGCCATGGTGAAAAAGGTCGTGGGTCTGGTGCAACGCTGGATCCCGTAAGACGGAGACGCAATGCTGAATACCCTCTCGGGTCGGTTCCTGATCCTGACAGTCATCTTCGTGATGCTGGCAGAGGTGTTCATTTTTGTCCCCTCCGTCGCCCGGTTCCGCGAGGATTATCTGCTGGCCGCACTGGAACGCGCGCAGATCGCGTCCCTCGCGGTCGAGGCGACGGACATGATCGCCCCTGATCTGGAACGCGAATTATTAAAGAGTGCTGGCGTGTTCAACGTCGTGCTGCGGCGCGACGACATGCGGCAACTGGCGCTGTCGTCGACCATCCCGGCGCCGATCTCTGCAACCTACGACATGCGCGCGCCTTCGCGTTTGACGCTGATCGGCGATGCGCTGGCGACTCTGTGGGACAGCGAGCCGCGGATCATCCGCGTGCTTGGCAATCCCGTGCAGGGTGCCGGCGTGCTGATCGAAATCACGATGAAGCAAATGCCGCTGCGCGCGGCGATGCTGGAATATGGCCTGAACGTCCTGTTTCTGTCGGCCATCATCTCGGCCATCACGGCGATGCTGCTGTTCATCGCAGTGCAGGCTTTCCTCGTGCGGCCCATCAAGGGTGTCATCGGCCACATGCAGAACTATGCGGCGGCGCCAGAAGATGCCCGCCGCATCATCGCCCCCAGTGCCGGTGTGCGCGAGCTGCGCGACGCCGAGGATGCGCTGCAGATGATGCAGACGCAGCTGACGTCCTCGCTGAAGCAGAAGGACCGTCTGGCGCAACTGGGTGGCGCGGTCGCCAAGGTCAGCCATGATCTGCGCAACATCCTGACCTCTGCGCAACTGTTCACGGACCGGATCGAGGGGTCGGATGACCCGCTGGTCAAGCGCATGGCGCCCAAGCTCGTCGGCTCCATAACCCGCGCCGTGCACCTGTGCGAAAGCACGCTGGCCTTCGGTCGCGCCGACGAGCCTGCGCCGCGCCTCACGCGGGTCAACCTGTCGCGAATCGTCGAGGAAGTCGTTGAAAGCGAGCGGCTGGCTGCAGGGGAGTATCCCCTCTCCTTCGCCGAGGACATTCCCGCCACGATGGTGCTGCGCGCCGATGACGAGCAGATCTTCCGGGTGCTGTCCAACCTTGTGCGCAATGCCCGCCAGGCCATCATGGCGACGGGCGATCCGGGCGAGATCTGTCTGCGCGGCGAGGAGGACGACACGGCGTGGCGGATCACGATATCCGACACCGGGCCGGGGCTGCCTCCAAAGGCGCGCGACCATTTATTCCAGCCGTTTCAGGGCGGCGTCCGCAAGGGCGGTGCCGGTCTGGGGCTGGTCATCTCTGGCGATCTGGTGCGCGGGCATGGCGGTCGCCTGACACTTCAGGACACGGGGGCTGCGGGTACGGTGTTCCAGATTGCGCTGCCGAAAGCAGACTTCGCACTCGCACCTGCGGCGGCGTGAAACTTTCTGCGTTTTCGGCCTTGCATCACCCCACACCGCCCGCTAAATCCCCCCTACGCGGATTGGTAGCTCAGTTGGATAGAGTACTTGACTACGAATCAAGGGGTCGGGGGTTCGAATCCTCCCCAGTCCGCCATTTACCTCCCTTAAGGCATTGTATTTTTTGAAAATCTTGCTTAATTGTCTAAGGCAGATCAGGTCTTGGACAATTGTTTGCTTGCCGCGGTGTGTTGTTTTAATCGCTCGCCACCGCATTTCTGGCGAAAATTCTGGGCGGCGTTGCGGAATTGCGACGCGAAAAATGCAAAAGGGCCGCACCGTGTGCGACCCTTGATGAAAATCTCGAAGGCTCATTTGACCAAAAATTTACCCGTCTCCAATACGGACGGTTTCGGGCTGAGGAGTCGGCACTTTTCGGCTCGCTTCGTGTATCGCGCGATTACCTTGAGGGTCTCATGACCGTGCGCGCGGGTATTTATTTGATCGCAGGAACTTCGACCTTCGTATCGAGATCCTGTCGGGGCAGGGCGACAAGGACGGCATTGCGGCCGACGGTTGGCCAACTGGATCGAGGACTTCAGTGAAGCAATGGTGGACCGGCGTGCCGAGCTGCACTTGCAGATCCTCAAATGACACGGCGCGATGCTCACTGACATAGCTATTCAGGCTTCGAAGACCTTGAGCCCAAAGATGAATTCCGGGCGCATCCGCCATAGCAATTAGCCAGATTCACCGTCACCGTAATCTGCTTTGAACGATCTGATCATGAAATATGGGCGATGAGAGGCGTTGACTGACGGATGCCGGAAAATCCCAACATTTGCGGGGCCTCAATCAACGCGATCCCCGGCGCACCTGCAATCAGAGCGGCGAGCCCCTCTTCTAATTCGATCCGGGCCAGCATTTCACCAAGGCATCGGTGTGCGCCACCACCGAACACCAGATGCGGGCGCACATGATCCTTGCGATACAAATCAAACGCCAACGGATGTCGGATGCGAGTCTCGTCGCGCATGGCGGAAAGACTGGACAGGCCCAGCACCTGGCCGGGCGCGACAGTCATATTGCCAAAGGTGACGGGCGCGGCCGTATAGCGAGGCAGCGATCCGACCGGCGGTTCGATCCGCAACGCCTCGTCGATGGCCGGCGGGATAAGATCGGAATCGGCACATACCGCTTCCCAGAGTGCACGATCATGCAACAGACGCCCAACGGTCAGGTTGAATCCCGAACGGGTGGTATCGCTTCCGGCAAGGATCACCGTCATGACCTGATAGATCAATTCTTCTGACGCCAGCGCACGGGCGCTTTCGTCATTGACGAGCATCGACAGAAAGTCTTCGCGCGGGACCTTACGGCGCGCGTCCAGCGCTTCCGAAACGAAACCGTAGAGCGCTTCGGCAGCGGCTTCGATCTCAGCATGATGTGCGACATCATACGGAACCATCAGGCTGCGGCTGAGCGAATAGACTTGTGTCGCGAACCATGTGCTTTGTTCGACCGGTAGGCCCAGAACCTGTGCAATCACTTCGGCCGGCAGACGCGAAGCGCAGAGGGCGAGGAAATCGAAATCGGTGCCGCGCGGCAGATCGGCGACGATCCGGTCCGCCACCACGCGGACCTGGCCGCGTTTGCTGCGCAGGACCGGGTGTGCGAAGGTTTTGGCAAATGCACCACGGCGCCGCTTGTGATCGGGCCCGTTACTCAACAACATCGAACCTTCGAGAAAGCTGCGGCATCGCCCCTGTGGTATGCCACAGGCGTCAGCATAGGGTGCACCTGGAAGCTGTAGCAGGCGGGGATCAGATGACAGCTTTTCCACGTCGTCACAGCGCAACGCGGTGACGCGCATGTCATGGGTGCGCACCAAGGGTGTGTTACGACGCAGATCATCGATTTCCGATAGTGACATTTGAACCAGCTGTTCTGGCGGCATGGATGGAATGCCGTCTTTTCCAAGAGTGTGTCCCATTGGGGTTTGTCTCCATTTCGATTCGAATATCTAATTTCAAGGCACGAACCGCTTAAAGGCTGATCGACTACCGAATTTTGGATATTTTCCTGATACAGATTGTAATAAACGTTAGCCGGTTAGTCGTGTAATTTAAAAAACGGGGCAGAGTTCATGGCAATGCGCCGCCTCACTGACCGAAGATCTTAAGCGATGGGATTGAGTTTACCAAAAGTCATCCAACAGGTCTCGTAAAATTTTTACCCCCAAATTCTATCAAGTTTTTGAAACGTGATGACCGGCAGTCTGATGACTTATACATCCTTATGCTAACGCTCATCGTTCGTATTCGTTAGTAGAGGCTTCGTTTGTCCCTCGAGAAAAAATAGAGATGACATGACGATAACTAAAAATATGGAAATTATGATTTAGCCTTTCATTTTTTAATGAATTATCGCAGCAGCATGGTCGTTCGTGACCTTCAATTCAAACAAGAAATATTATGATGTGCGGCAGCGCTCACTCCAAATGATTGGGGTAAAATTCATTGATAAAATATGGTGCCACAAAAAATGTGTTGAAGAATTCGTGAGCGCTGCCGGTGGTTGCCGCGGCAATCCTCCCGAAACTGCCGCAGAACGTTCGATGGTAGCGACATGCAACGACCGTCACATCGATTCAGATCAATATTGAGACGGCAGGCAGATGGTATAGTCCGTGCCCGGTCGGGTAGGCGCGTCGGGGCGCATGGCCATGCTATGCTCATTCGCATCCTCCGTCTTACTGTGTTGGCACGACTCGCTGTGCCGGCCGCGCAGCGACGGGCACCATGAGGTGAGCGTAAGGTGTGCCTGACCACATGACATAGGGGCCGTCGGTCTGAATGGTGGTCGGAAGCCCTGCGAACGCCGCCGGGTCGGGCGCGATGACCATCATGTGGGGGCCCTCGACGACCCACTCGTTGTCGGCCGTTGGTTGGGACGCGGCGGGATCGCTGTTGCTGGCACCGCCCTCTGCCGCGTCACCGGCGAGCATGTAGGCAACGGCCACACGTTCTGCGGTGAACGGGGTGCCGCCCATCCAGGCCGCCATCCACCGCCGCCATTCGGCGTCCATGCACATTGGCCCGGCAACGCCGTCAGGGGCCGGAAAGCAGGTGTAGTCGCTTGTGCCGTCGCGCAGGATGTTGCCCGACAGATCCGAGATGGTTGCAGTGTCCCGGATATTTGCGGGGGCTGCGGTCAGCGCCTCAGCGATCATTTCGTCAGTCGTGGCGGTGGACTGGGCCATGGCGGGGGTGACCGACACGAAACAAGACAGGGCAAGTGCCGGTATGCCAGAAATGGCGCTGCGGCCGCAGCCGGTGTGACGGGACGGCTGGCCGTGAGGGTGTGATGTCATGCAGGAACGCATATCGATGCTCCTTCCAGAGATGCTCACCTGTCCGATGTGGTATGGCGAGTTGATCCAAGCATGCAGGGGCTGGCGTTAACCCGCATAGTCAGATTTCTGGACCGCCCCTCCGGCCAGATGCTTAGGTTCAATGAACCCGTTTCGGTTGGCGCGAAAAGGGACTGAGGCCCAGCCAGGTTTGCATCGTCCTCGCAATTCCCGGATCACCGTCGAGTTGGATCTTGTCGCGCACATCACCGACCTTCGCCAAACCCATCCAGATCGCGGTCATGGTGCGCAGATCGGTCGTGACCCACAAGTCCACTTCATACCCCGGATCGGAGGAGCACAGATCGACCTCTGCCGTGGGGGTCACCACCAGCCACCAATGGCGCCGCGCCGCCGCAAGCTCGGGGTAGGTGAAGCGCACGACGGTTCGATGTGCGGGCAAGGGCTGCGGGTCAAGGTTGCGCCGCATATCCCACATCAGCAAAGACGGATCGAGGTTCCGGAGCGTCGCCTGCGTTTCAATCCACTTCTGCCCCCACATCCCGAATGCCTCGACCACGGCCTGCAAATCCTGACCGGCCTCGGTCAGGCGATATTCCTGAACGGCAGGATCTTCAGGTGCGGGTGCCCGGACGACGATGCCGGCGCTCTCCAGTTCCTTTAGGCGTTGCGACAGCAGGCTGGGCGACATGCGCGGCACACCGCGCCGCAGGTCGTTGAACCGGGTGGAGCCTGCCACCATCTCTCGCACTACGACCATCGTCCAGCGTGTGCAAAGTGTTTCGGCCGCCATCGCGACCGGGCAGAACTGTCCGTAACTTCCGAGGGTCATGGCGCGCATCCTTTATAGGAAAGGCGTTTTTGCCTGGCGCAATGCTAACACAAAATGGCCCATCCCGCGAGAAGACACTGATTCAGTTTCAGGACTGGCCCCATCCATCGCGCGAGCGCAGGCTGAAGGCCCGACATCCCTCAAGCAGGAGCGCACGCCATGACCCGGACCATGAAGACACTGAACGGCGGGACGACCGCCGTCCCAGAGGCAGCACTGACCGACCTTAAATCCTCGTTGCGCGGCAAGTTGATCGGTACACGTGACACCGGTTACGACGCGTCGCGCGCCTTGTGGAACGGCATGGTGGATCGCCGCCCCGCCGTGATCATTCAGGCGCGCGACATCCATGACATTCAGCTGGCCGTGAACTTTGCGCGGGACAATGACCTGTTGCTGGCGGTCAAGAGTGGTGGTCACCAGATCGCCGGCCACGCCGTCGCAGACGATGCCCTGCTGCTCGACCTGTCGCAGATGCGCAATATTGACGTTGATACGGACAAGGCAACCGCCCGCGTCGAGGCGGGGTGCCTGTTGTCCGATGTCGATCAGGAAACCCAGCTTTACGGTCTTGCCGTGCCGTTGGGCATCAACTCGACCACCGGGGTGGCCGGTCTGACGCTTGGTGGCGGCTTTGGCTGGCTCACTGGCAAGCACGGCCTGACCATCGACAACCTGCTTTCTGCCGAAGTCGTCTGCGCCGATGGCGTCGTGCGCATTGCCAGCAGGACGCAGAACGCGGACCTGTTTTGGGCCATTCGCGGCGGCGGGGGGAATTTCGGCGTCGTGGCGTCTTTCGCGTTCACGCTGCACCCGGTCGGGCCAGAGGTTCTCTCGGGCCTGATCGTTCACCCGATCGCGGATGCACGGCACCTGCTGCAAACGTATCGCAGCCTGTGCATGATCGCGCCGAATGAGTTGACCGTCTGGGCGGTCATGCGGCAGGCTCCACCACTCCCCTTCATCCCAGAGGCGTGGCACGGCACGGAAGTCCTGATCTTTGCGGCGTGCTATGCTGGCGACATGCGGGAGGGTCAGGAGGCGCTGCGTCAGCTGCGTGAGCTCGGCAACCCAATTGCCGATGTCATAGGTCCGCACAGTTACACGGACTGGCAACAGGCCTTCGATCCGCTGCTGACGCCCGGCGCGCGCAATTACTGGAAGAGCAATGACTTCCTTCAGCTGACGGACGAGGTCATCGACAGCATCCTGGCGGCGGTCGGAACGCTGCCCGATCCGCAGTCAGAGGTCTTCATCGCCCATCTTGGCGGGGCCATGACCCGTGTTGATCCAGCCTCGACACCGTTTCCCCAACGCAACCGGCACTTCGTCATGAACGTCCACACGCGCTGGACTGACACGTCGCGCGATGAATCGTGCATTGCCTGGGCGCGCAAGCTCTATGATCAGACGGCAACTCACGGGGCTGGCAGCGTCTACGTGAATTTCATGCCCTCCGACGACGACGGTCGCATACCCGAAGCCTATGGCTCCAACATCGACCGGCTGCGGCAGATCAAGGCGAAATACGATCCGAAGAATCTCTTCCGCCTGAACCATAATATCATGGTGGAAAATATGGTGGACACGTTGAACTGATCTTCGCGGACTCGATGTCGATCACAATTGCAATCAATTGGTTTTGCAACCGCAGGTGGCGCCGGCGAATTATATCGCCGATAGCTGCTCTACAAGAAATCGATATGACCTGTGACTAAATTAGCCTATGGGAAATAGTCTTTTATTAAAAATCGCAAATCACACTCTTCAACTCATGGAGTCGAGAGCCAACTCAGAAGCAATTATCGTTGAACGGTCAAAACGGGACATGTCGCGTGGGAAATCAGTTTCTGCGCGACACGTCCGAGCAGTGAGCAATGCAACGTTCCCAGCCCATGGCGTCCTGCAATAATCAGATCCACGGCTTCGTTTCGGGCATAAGCGAGGATCGCTTCAGCAGGCATACCGCTGAGCAGCCGTGTCGAGACGCAGCGCAACCTGCGGCTTCAACGATACCGGTTGCACGGGCAAATCGTCATCGGCTCGGTGTCAAACAGTCGCTTCATCTACAGAGAGAAATGAGTGAAATCGGACATGCCAGAAGTCGCACAACTCTGGAGTTCAAGGATGTGGAGAACCTGAAGATCAGACGAAAAATTCGTCGCCAGAGTGGCGGCAGCGCGAAGAGTTGTTTCAGCGTCTTCAGAACCATCGAAACATCCCAAAATACTAGGGAACACTGATTTGCTATCTCCCGAGGGTTCCCGCTTTCTACTCAAACGCTCTGACGTAATCACTAACATGTATCAGAATCCTTCGTGACAGGTTGGATTTTTTGCACATGCTCAATGCTGCGGAATGGCATTCAGTAAGAAGGGCTCGAACCGGACCTTCGCCGCTCACGGAGTTAATTTCCATTGAGCGGACAAAGCTGCTTTCCGACCTCATTGGTCGAGTGTCCGCTTTAAATCTCAGACACAGTAAAAACTCTCAAGTCAACGTCTAGGATAAATGATCGCTTGGTTCGCTGTGAGTGCGTGATCCACCTGTCGTCAATCTGGGCTGCCATAGGGGAAGAGCTTGGTAAGGGCCGCACATAAAACACCAACGCCCATCAGGGCAGCAGCCGTCATAAACCGACCGTAATTCTGTTCTGAATAATGCAAATACCACTGTAGAGTGCGCTTACCTTCGCTCGAAATGACAGGGTCTGGGGCTCCAAAAATGAGGATGTATAGCCCTGACGTTATGCCTACGGCCAAGGGCACGACCACCCAGAAATTGACTTCGGAAGGCGTCAGTCTTTGAAAACCAAACATAAATTCCGTTCCTTCATTTGCGATAGAAAATCTCTGGGACCACCAAACCCTACTGGATGCCGCTAAGTTTTCCCAGTCCAACTTTAATTAAGCGCACGCCCAATCCCAAATTCATATCGTGATCACCGATCCAAAAGAGTTCTGTGCCATGCTGGGCCCATCCACAGATGACATACATAGGTCTTGCGGCATCATGCAGTTTGGGCTTTCTACCAGCGTTCGCTGCAAGCGGTTCGAACGGCAAAGGTCTGTTTTATAGATAAGAGCTTGTGTATCTAGTCGAAAATACTGTCGAGATTTCCGATAATACTGATGAGCAAGGCCACGCCGCAAATCAGGATCGCCAACCAGAACATATATTGCATCATAAATGATGAAACGCCGAAAATAACAGCCATATATGAAAGCAGGTGTGGTTCGTTTCGATAAATTCCAATGGCGCCAAGCACGACCGCGACAGCCGCCACACACAGCGCAGCAATTGTGATGAACTGACTATAATTTTGGGGCAGCGGAGTGGGCTCTGGGGCTGGTTCCCCCGCCAATACACGTGCGGCTGATTGCTTTATATCTGCAGCAATCTCGCCTATGATCGAACTGGAACTCTTCTCTTGCGGCTCAAAAAACACAGAAATTTGGATCAGAATAACGACGAGACTTGCAATACCCAGCATGAACCCAGCAATCCAAATTTCGCTGGTCGGACTTCA from Loktanella sp. M215 includes the following:
- a CDS encoding TVP38/TMEM64 family protein, which produces MSDESSPNPFLRRLPLIGIVVVAALGAYFLRDYLSFDALRQNREALLAFRDANYLLCVLGFIGAYAAIVAFSLPGATIATLTGGFLFGSFPAGFPVLPGAIYNVAGATIGAILLFLAARWGLGQTLAKRMDASDGVVKRIKDGIDDEGNQWSMLFLIRLVPAVPFFVANLVPALVGVPLYRFAVTTFLGIMPGAVVYTSVGAGLGEVFAKGETPNLGIIFQPAILLPILGLCLLAALPLLLKAVRGKKGL
- a CDS encoding dihydrolipoyl dehydrogenase family protein; the encoded protein is MNRIKADVCIIGAGSAGLSVAAGAAQMGASVVLIEGHKMGGDCLNYGCIPSKALIASAKHAHAGIENAPFGVAEVWPDVDYAAAKDHVRRVIDTIAPVDSQDRFEGLGCTVIRENARFISQTEVQAGDTVITARRFVVATGSGPFVPPIDGLDMVTVHTNETIFDLRERPDHLLIIGGGPIGMEMAQAHLRLGCKVTVIEGAKAMGKDDPELAAIVLDRLRAEGVEIVEDAQASRVSEGDGTITVHTPKGDFTGSHLLMAVGRAVNVEGLDLEKAKVAYDRKGLKVDANLRSVSNKKVYAAGDVAGGLQFTHVAGYHGGQLVRALMFGLPAKARTDHIPWATYTDPELAQVGLTEAQARKKHGAKLTVVRSDYADNDRANTEGRTTGLIKVMVVGGKPVGASIVGHLAGELIGLWAVAIANNLKMTAISNTVLPYPTYMELNKRAAGAYFSPKLFDSAMVKKVVGLVQRWIP
- a CDS encoding sensor histidine kinase; translation: MLNTLSGRFLILTVIFVMLAEVFIFVPSVARFREDYLLAALERAQIASLAVEATDMIAPDLERELLKSAGVFNVVLRRDDMRQLALSSTIPAPISATYDMRAPSRLTLIGDALATLWDSEPRIIRVLGNPVQGAGVLIEITMKQMPLRAAMLEYGLNVLFLSAIISAITAMLLFIAVQAFLVRPIKGVIGHMQNYAAAPEDARRIIAPSAGVRELRDAEDALQMMQTQLTSSLKQKDRLAQLGGAVAKVSHDLRNILTSAQLFTDRIEGSDDPLVKRMAPKLVGSITRAVHLCESTLAFGRADEPAPRLTRVNLSRIVEEVVESERLAAGEYPLSFAEDIPATMVLRADDEQIFRVLSNLVRNARQAIMATGDPGEICLRGEEDDTAWRITISDTGPGLPPKARDHLFQPFQGGVRKGGAGLGLVISGDLVRGHGGRLTLQDTGAAGTVFQIALPKADFALAPAAA
- a CDS encoding cytochrome P450; this translates as MGHTLGKDGIPSMPPEQLVQMSLSEIDDLRRNTPLVRTHDMRVTALRCDDVEKLSSDPRLLQLPGAPYADACGIPQGRCRSFLEGSMLLSNGPDHKRRRGAFAKTFAHPVLRSKRGQVRVVADRIVADLPRGTDFDFLALCASRLPAEVIAQVLGLPVEQSTWFATQVYSLSRSLMVPYDVAHHAEIEAAAEALYGFVSEALDARRKVPREDFLSMLVNDESARALASEELIYQVMTVILAGSDTTRSGFNLTVGRLLHDRALWEAVCADSDLIPPAIDEALRIEPPVGSLPRYTAAPVTFGNMTVAPGQVLGLSSLSAMRDETRIRHPLAFDLYRKDHVRPHLVFGGGAHRCLGEMLARIELEEGLAALIAGAPGIALIEAPQMLGFSGIRQSTPLIAHIS
- a CDS encoding winged helix-turn-helix transcriptional regulator, giving the protein MTLGSYGQFCPVAMAAETLCTRWTMVVVREMVAGSTRFNDLRRGVPRMSPSLLSQRLKELESAGIVVRAPAPEDPAVQEYRLTEAGQDLQAVVEAFGMWGQKWIETQATLRNLDPSLLMWDMRRNLDPQPLPAHRTVVRFTYPELAAARRHWWLVVTPTAEVDLCSSDPGYEVDLWVTTDLRTMTAIWMGLAKVGDVRDKIQLDGDPGIARTMQTWLGLSPFSRQPKRVH
- a CDS encoding FAD-binding oxidoreductase → MTRTMKTLNGGTTAVPEAALTDLKSSLRGKLIGTRDTGYDASRALWNGMVDRRPAVIIQARDIHDIQLAVNFARDNDLLLAVKSGGHQIAGHAVADDALLLDLSQMRNIDVDTDKATARVEAGCLLSDVDQETQLYGLAVPLGINSTTGVAGLTLGGGFGWLTGKHGLTIDNLLSAEVVCADGVVRIASRTQNADLFWAIRGGGGNFGVVASFAFTLHPVGPEVLSGLIVHPIADARHLLQTYRSLCMIAPNELTVWAVMRQAPPLPFIPEAWHGTEVLIFAACYAGDMREGQEALRQLRELGNPIADVIGPHSYTDWQQAFDPLLTPGARNYWKSNDFLQLTDEVIDSILAAVGTLPDPQSEVFIAHLGGAMTRVDPASTPFPQRNRHFVMNVHTRWTDTSRDESCIAWARKLYDQTATHGAGSVYVNFMPSDDDGRIPEAYGSNIDRLRQIKAKYDPKNLFRLNHNIMVENMVDTLN
- a CDS encoding universal stress protein, translated to MRCVSTRLLSGMPAEAILAYARNEAVDLIIAGRHGLGTLHCSLLGRVAQKLISHATCPVLTVQR